From the genome of Ananas comosus cultivar F153 linkage group 18, ASM154086v1, whole genome shotgun sequence, one region includes:
- the LOC109724122 gene encoding pentatricopeptide repeat-containing protein At5g12100, mitochondrial-like encodes MEALLRFALRRPRNCVSALLLLPRARPLLPWRSLSSLAPHPDTERSIPVNGDGVTKLAHLLELGRFHAALSLAKTLVSSPQSPTPTPLHLYDSLAFALSSSSAALFSAASALVAACAHLKLADDGLRLLFHVAGARRPFPSLSSCNLFLETLVSLGRYDDVGVVFAQIVASGTRPDTFAYNKYIQSKVKLRDLDGALQLLDRMKEEGVNPDTFSYNVLISGAWKERRADDAVRLFDEMLERKIPAKHITYNTMIDGFTKIGDMDAAFGVRDRMLRAGLKPNTITYNALIYGLCRAGRVDETGTLLKEMEGNGMVPDGFTYSILLDGHAKCGDSEASLSLFEESVKKGVRIGDYSCSILLNGLCKDGKVAKAREVLGRLVEKGMAPTTVIYNTIVDGYCRIADIEGALSVMQEMESCGLRPDCITYNSLINGLCKLERFDDAEELLREMEKKGVAPTVETFNNLIDSFGRAGKLEKSFKFLDDMQENFGIKPNAVSFGSLVNALCKMGKIFEAEAVFNNMIDRGISPNVRVYNMLVDANAETGDISKAFRLVEDTKRRGVSPSIVTYNSLIKGLCREGRLSEAEEMAGRLGDEGLKPDVITYNILISTCCNTGNTSKAFELYEEMERLGIRPTVKTYFALINAMVTEDRMQDFDKLYQEMLERKVTPDSGIYKMLLRGYKKWGDESKVLDVQQQMIDRGIPLD; translated from the coding sequence ATGGAGGCTCTACTCAGATTTGCCCTGAGAAGACCCCGAAATTGCGTCTCTgcccttctccttcttccccGAGCTCGCCCCCTCCTCCCATGgcgatccctctcctccctcgctcCCCACCCCGACACGGAGCGCTCAATCCCCGTCAATGGCGACGGCGTCACGAAGCTCGCCCACCTCCTCGAGCTCGGCCGCTTCCACGCCGCCCTATCCCTAGCGAAAACCCTGGTCTCCTCCCCCCAgtccccaaccccaacccctcTCCACCTCTACGACtccctcgccttcgccctctcctcctcctccgccgccctcttcTCCGCCGCGAGCGCCCTCGTCGCCGCGTGCGCCCACCTCAAGCTCGCCGACGAcggcctccgcctcctcttCCATGTCGCCGGAGCCCGCCGCCCCTtcccttccctctcctcctgTAACCTCTTCCTCGAAACCCTAGTCTCCCTCGGCCGCTACGACGATGTCGGCGTCGTCTTCGCCCAAATCGTCGCCTCGGGGACGCGCCCCGACACCTTCGCCTACAACAAGTACATCCAATCCAAAGTGAAGCTGCGGGATCTCGATGGCGCTCTGCAGCTTTTGGATCGAATGAAGGAAGAGGGAGTAAACCCCGACACTTTCTCTTACAACGTTTTGATCTCGGGGGCGTGGAAGGAGCGGCGAGCGGATGATGCAGTGCGgctgttcgatgaaatgctcGAGAGAAAAATTCCGGCTAAACACATCACGTACAACACGATGATTGATGGGTTTACTAAAATCGGCGACATGGACGCAGCTTTTGGGGTCCGGGATCGGATGTTGCGTGCGGGACTTAAACCGAACACGATCACGTACAATGCGTTGATTTACGGGCTTTGCCGCGCTGGGCGGGTAGACGAGACTGGAACTTTGCTGAAAGAGATGGAGGGGAATGGAATGGTCCCGGACGGATTCACTTACAGCATTTTGCTCGACGGTCATGCGAAATGTGGCGATTCGGAAGCCTCGCTTTCTCTTTTCGAGGAATCTGTGAAGAAGGGTGTGAGAATTGGCGATTACTCTTGTAGTATTCTGCTGAATGGTCTTTGCAAGGATGGGAAGGTCGCGAAGGCACGAGAAGTGTTGGGGAGGTTAGTGGAGAAGGGGATGGCTCCGACTACCGTGATCTATAATACAATTGTGGATGGGTATTGTCGGATTGCGGACATAGAGGGTGCATTATCAGTGATGCAGGAGATGGAGTCGTGCGGACTAAGACCCGACTGCATTACTTACAATTCGCTCATAAATGGGTTATGTAAGTTGGAGAGATTTGATGATGCAGAAGAGTTGTtgagagagatggagaagaaAGGAGTAGCCCCAACTGTAGAGACCTTCAACAATTTGATTGACTCCTTCGGGCGGGCCGGGAAGCTAGAGAAGAGTTTCAAGTTTCTTGATGATATGCAAGAGAATTTTGGTATAAAGCCGAATGCTGTTTCTTTCGGCTCTCTCGTGAATGCCTTGTGTAAAATGGGGAAGATTTTCGAGGCAGAAGCAGTATTCAATAACATGATCGATAGAGGAATATCACCCAATGTGCGAGTTTACAACATGCTCGTCGATGCGAATGCTGAAACTGGCGATATCTCAAAAGCTTTTAGGTTGGTTGAGGACACGAAGAGAAGAGGGGTCTCTCCAAGTATCGTAACTTATAATTCTCTCATAAAAGGTCTTTGTAGAGAAGGCCGCTTATCTGAAGCTGAGGAAATGGCAGGCCGGCTAGGAGACGAAGGTTTGAAACCCGATGTAATAACATATAATATACTGATCTCCACATGCTGCAATACTGGCAACACTAGTAAAGCTTTCGAGCTATATGAAGAGATGGAAAGATTAGGCATCAGACCGACAGTAAAGACGTACTTCGCGCTAATTAATGCTATGGTTACCGAAGATAGGATGCAAGATTTTGACAAATTATATCAGGAGATGTTGGAAAGAAAAGTCACCCCTGATAGTGGCATTTACAAGATGCTGTTGCGCGGGTATAAAAAATGGGGCGATGAAAGCAAGGTACTTGATGTGCAGCAGCAGATGATAGACAGAGGAATTCCACTTGATTAG